ATAAATACGGACCCTCTATCATAAACTCGGATCATCACTTCTGTTGTTAATCATTCAATATATCTACTTttgttaaatttaatttaaatcggGTTGCTTTTAAGGTCGGTCCACATGTAGAGCACCCATCATTTAAGTATAAAATCTGACAGAAAAGGCTGTAACACAAAGAACACTGcgtttgggaattcagtttcactttttacatgctgtcatttttttttttttttttccctgatctgCCCTCGAGGCAGTGGGCACCTTAAACAAGTCCAGGCTAAAGTTACTGATCTACTGTATTCTCGTAGTACACGGTAAGTTATGGCAAATGTGCATAACCCCGATTTTAcatagcaagatttttttttttttttttttttttttttttttttaaactacagtactagttaacacaacagtaggtctactagtgaCGTTGTATCAtattttcccatctgtatgaaacatacatggttataACTTtggaggaacagtttatacttaaaattaaaaaaataaataaataaattaataaataaaacactcatttagtttcaaatcacaaacaacaattccaaaaaacaaaaaagcatacttttttttttttttttacactttactATCATGTGAAAATTAGTGTACTATCCCCCATTGAACGATCACAAAGCAgttttaagctcaacagcattatttttttaagcagttaaaaaaaaaaaaaaaaaaaaaaaaaaatatgtacaggcaaatgctttttttttttaacaaattaaaaataaacaaaaaaaaattctgctgtttacaaaactgatgctttagtttaagtcagccttcatttgtgcaaaacttgcacgtaaacaaacaaaccgcttaccgtactttttttttttttttttcaacatttactgtggtttgtaAAAGTCACTTTTTAGACTTTTTCAGGTTGAGCAAATCTAcctgttccatcaaggtaagccatttgtttttatccattagaatgtctACAATTATCCTTTGATTATGTCTCACTTAGGCGAGGAAAATATTTGCCaggtcttgctgacttgcttttttattttcagttgcatacatgcagatttgtttcttttgctctggtgttaaatgtaagGTCAACtcgccatgttgtactttctgtttcgCTTTGGGAGCGGGAATgctgatgacattggtatgaatgtTCAGTTAACAACGAGTTAGGAAAGCGAGCCAAAGATTAACTGCATAACTtcgttgttttaattggccatgattatttcactGGCGTTACAATGaggggaaactacaatgcttatttACGCTTGCTTGGTTTGGGAAGTTGGCAGATGGCGGACAGCAGGGTGGCGATATAACTGatacaaatagcactgtttttatattggtacgtttgttcagagagaatagctggctgTATTCGAGGGTGGCTTTATAATGTGGGACAACTgtacttttagcaaacaatatgaaatgctaaaatGAAATGGCAAGCCCTTTTtctaagtgttatgtttgaaatCGGTAATACTATAAGTTAATTGCTGAAATGATTgttgtgattttctgttgaattgttctgactggttTCATTGACAAATCAGCAGTTTTCTGTTGATTCGTAGCACAGACTGGATTCTTTAATGTGACAGCGCGGATTAGCCATCACTAAATTAACACCCGTATTGTTCTTACATTAACCGCCTGTAAGCATGGATATTATAGACTATGTATTGATGACCTGTGCCCAGATGGCCGGTAAATGTAGATTGAAAATGCAAAACTGTCCGAAATAAATCCAGGTATGTCAaaaccagtattttattttaatgtaaggTGCACGTTTTCTTTGAAATGGCTCTAGGTAAAATAGTTGTAAACTCCACTGTTTTGAAAATGGTTGAAAATTAatggttaaaatgtaaaataatactgGAACTTACTGGAAGTCAAAACATTACAGCCCTCATTAGTGGGAACTGAATTAGAGGCAGGGGCACCCATGCATACTTGGCCTCATGAGCGAGCATCATTGACTACAATGGATGGTAGGGGGGGGTCTACATGGTCAGGCTGATAAGTGCCTTTCAATGGTGAGACATTTTAAAGGGTAACCAGAGGATTAAAGCTGCAGGTTGTACCTTGATTTAAAGGTGACATAAACTGTACAGtgtgttcatgttttatttaccCTCCATGTTGGTTTAGCACAGAGGAGCAACCAAGAACCAAGGGCCAAACTATATTCAGACTGGGTTCTCCCATATAGAGAGAGCAGAGTCAGAGCGCTAATCTGCCTAGCCTAAGAGGGGGTACAGGTGTAGATATGTGTCCTCAGGAAAACCCTTGCAGTGAAGAGACCTGAGGATAGCTTGttatcctgtttgtttgtttttttttttaattattttctattttgttagCGTATCAGTTCTGAGTTCAGCGGTACTATAATAAACAGTGCACTTTCATCAGTAAACCTCACTCTCCAGTTTGCCTCCTGCATTACCAAAATCCCTTGGTAACAATACCGTTAcagttaatcaacaatatatctgcaaCACAcaccccttctcttcaaagccacatagccacttttagttagaagattcgtAGAATGagtcaatcaaaagatcaaagagtgacatcacagaaatgttttaagctTCATAAATTTATTTGGTCTGACTAGCAAAGTGGAACACACACGATTGCTTCTATAAAGTTGTTTTTAACAGGGTTGAATGTTGCTCAGTTGTAtaattgtttattataatttaacaGCAGCATTGTTAGCATTGTAgatttttttcagctgctttgAGAGTTGCTTTCTAGGAAATGGAGCAGTGTAAACCAGAGTGGCTGTGAGTTGATGTGGaaaattaaaaactgcaaataaagCTGATTCTAACAGctttaataaacaattttaaaggAGAAATATGAAGGAGCATTTAATAGTGTTGAAATTGGAGAGGTTAATCAATGAACATCCCTTCTgcaattgtaaattatttttttttttttttttttttttattgacatcaAATCCATAAGCATCTCCTGGCTCTCCCAAGAAGAGTCTTGTAATTGTCAAATTGTGTCATTGTAAGATGTGACCTGTTGTCAGTGGAGGACATACCATCAAACATTTGTACAACTACTACGGTTTTCTAGACAAAACATAAGTATGgttttgttataaaatgtttactCCAATGCAGCAGATATAACATTGTCTCATTTTTTCCCAAACCTAGGTTGACATAATGGAAGAACAGTGCTACTACAACGAAACAATCGCCTTCTTTTACAACCGCAGTGGGAAATACCTAGCCACAGAATGGAATGCAGTCAGCAAACTTGTGATGGGACTGGGCATCACTGTGTGTATCTTTATCATGCTGGCCAACTTACTGGTAATGGTGGCCATCTATGTAAACCGGCGCTTCCATTTCCCTATTTATTATCTTATGGCCAACCTGGCGGCTGCGGACTTCTTCGCTGGATTGGCCTACTTTTACCTGATGTTCAACACAGGTCCAAACACCAGGAGGTTGACTGTAAGCACATGGCTCCTGCGCCAGGGTCTCATTGACACTAGCCTCACTGCATCGGTAGCGAACTTGCTGGCCATTGCCATTGAGAGGCACATCACAGTCTTCCGCATGCAGCTGCATACCCGCATGAGCAACCACCGGGTTGTAATCGTGATTGTAGTCATCTGGACCATGTCTATCGTCATGGGTGCCATACCTAGTGTGGGCTGGAACTGCATCTGTAGCATCTCTTCCTGCTCTAACATGGCACCGCTGTACAGCAACTCCTACCTGGTCTTCTGGGCCATCTTCAACCTGGTCACCTTTGTGGTTATGGTGGTCTTATATGCCCACATATTTGTCTACGTGCGCCAGAGAACCATGAGGATGTCACGTCACAGCTCCGGGCCACGCCGCAACCGGGACACCATGATGAGCCTTTTGAAGACTGTGGTGATTGTGCTGGGTAAGCTTTTCATTGTTGCCGCACTGTTTACTCTGTTAGAAAAGGAAAATATTGGTCTTCTTTCACAGCTGCTCTTTTAGCAGTAAAACTTCAATTACAAGGCAAGTATGGCAGTCATACCTCCCATCTGTCAATTTCAAATCTGATGTTTGGCAAAAAGTTGTCAGATTGGAGGTTATTGTTATTCAGCAGTGATTATTACCAGCTGTGTTAGTTATTCTGTAAACTGTGTTTCTTGCATTTTATTCAAACACCTAAATATGGGTAGTGGTAAACCATGtaatagtttatttaattactaaATGAAGGCAAGTAAATATAGGTGTTAATGTTTCTGATTTAAAGTGACCCTTCATTTACTTAGTAGTTTTATATGAACAGATGTATGAAACACTAAGTAAGGGTTAGATGCTGTCTATAGTCTCATTTCCTATCTTCTTCATATGTTGGAATGAGTTGTGTAATCACACTTTTTCAAGCGTTCTTATCCAGATTCAATCTACACTTAGGAACTTGGCTGGTCAGTGATATGAAAATGTGTAAATCAGCTGACATGTTGACTTTCCACATGCACATCTGACTGATTTGGTTAAAATGCAGATATTTCCAAGAACTGGCagttttcacacacacaaacatgtcaATTAAAAGATGGTGAGTAGGTGTTGAATAAACTGAAGATAGTGTTGTATAAACATTTGCATACAGAGTAGCCAGTTGTTTAAAAAAGGCCCCTTTCTGTGTCTCCATACAGGTAAACATTGTTTACCCTTTTGTAAGTTCATGGGTAACAAATCCTAAACAAGTAGTTGTAAGTCTTGCTACCAGTGATAGCTTGGACAGATAATACTTTTACTATTGAGTTATTAATGGTGATGTGTGCCTTTGCACACTAATGTATAAATCCACTGGAAAATAGAACATCCCCATGTGTATTTTAGATATGTTTCAGAGCACTTATTTAGAGAAAGACTTCTGAGTTTTTCTTttactagcaaaaaaaaaaaaaaatcagaaaacattTCATTGTGTCTGTTGCAAAACAGTGAACAATGGGCCAATATAGCCAAGTTGTTGCCATTATGTGTTTGAGTGTTTATCCGTTCCAGTGTTCGTCTAGCACTGTGTCAGTCAGCGTGAGGTCTCCTCATTTCCTTGCGTCTCAGTGGACAGATAATGGAGAACAAACTTGGACGATATCTGTGCAGTGAGAGTGTTGGGGATAAAACAATGCTTATTTTACAATGTGTGACTTGTAGCTCAGTTCAGCTTGAGATGCTAGTGTCTAATCAAATGAACTAGAGACTTGCATGCACTATTTGTGTGTCAAGGTTATACATATCAAACATTTAAGAGCTCTATTTGGATTACCACTAGCAGTATTTACATCTGCTGCTAGCTAGATCAATTGAATAATCCCAGTTTCTAGTTTTGGAAAATATTTAATACCATCAACCTTTTTGTGGTGGACTGAAGCTGCTTGTTTAATAATGTTGCTGCAATGGAAAACACACTAATACCATGTGTAAATGATGAGGTTCAAGGTAAACTGCATAATATTTGAAATGGCAAAGGAAATGGTCTTTGTCCTGTAATAAACTTTAATTGATGCAAAATCCAAGTCTAGTAGTCTTTCGCGTGTTCAGCCGTTCGGTGCAGTAAATGGGCAGCTGCAGTATCCAATCGAAAACAGTTTTCAGATGAAACTCTTACTCCTAGGTAAATATTATCTGCCAGAGGGATGACACTAAACACACTGTGCTACCATTCATTAACTCTTCATCATAGATGTGAGGGCACATCTAGCAGGTATGTATGGAACACTGAAATTTGCCTAAATTGGgcttccattttttttatcttatatCTTGGAACAAGCTGTGGGTTCATTCTCTCTTATCAACAAATTCATTCTATTCTTGACAGCAGTTTGTCATCCTATATTTGATAACGAGCAATTCCGGAATAATAACGTAGGATTTATCATTTTACAGGACAGTTTTTTGAATTAGGCACAAGTGtgttttccaaataaaaaataccctAATTTTATCAAAATAGGTGCAGTGCAACATTTggacatcatttttatttttttatttttattgaattagtGGAACATGTCAAAGAAAAAGTCACCTGTGGCATTTACAGAATTACCCAAAAGGTACTAAAGATAATTCAGATCATCACTGTCAATTGTTCTCCAGAactattttcaacattttatatTCTTAGTGTAACAAAGTTACTTTAACAACAATTTCCCCTGAAAcataatgaaatatattttggatgaATAAATATGGTAAGTAGAAATTCAAATTCAGTTAACTGTGAATTTTTATACCAAGTGACTTCATATGGGTCAAatcacacactttttaaaaggaTCTCTGATAATGTGCAAAATGTTAAAGAGGAAATGCTATGTTGCCGTGC
The sequence above is a segment of the Polyodon spathula isolate WHYD16114869_AA chromosome 2, ASM1765450v1, whole genome shotgun sequence genome. Coding sequences within it:
- the LOC121298561 gene encoding lysophosphatidic acid receptor 1-A-like; protein product: MEEQCYYNETIAFFYNRSGKYLATEWNAVSKLVMGLGITVCIFIMLANLLVMVAIYVNRRFHFPIYYLMANLAAADFFAGLAYFYLMFNTGPNTRRLTVSTWLLRQGLIDTSLTASVANLLAIAIERHITVFRMQLHTRMSNHRVVIVIVVIWTMSIVMGAIPSVGWNCICSISSCSNMAPLYSNSYLVFWAIFNLVTFVVMVVLYAHIFVYVRQRTMRMSRHSSGPRRNRDTMMSLLKTVVIVLGAFIVCWTPGLVLLLLDVFCAKCNILDYEKFFLLLAEFNSAMNPIIYSYRDKEMSATFKQILCCQRQEKMNGTAEGSDRSASSVNHTILAGVQSNDHSVV